The Arachis ipaensis cultivar K30076 chromosome B05, Araip1.1, whole genome shotgun sequence nucleotide sequence TTAACATAGGAAGGGACACCTTATGTTCTTAAAATGCACATATTTACGTGATGAAAATACATAATGCTTAAAGTATGTGCAATATTTGTATGTATTTTTTTCcacaattgttttttttttttttttgtctggcggactaaatattaatttattatggaTGTGAATTTTATTTACAATTTTGATTAACTTAAATTGTTGCATATACAATTTAAACTTTTGATATTTACTTAAATGATTGAGTGAACTGATGATTAGATCAAATTAATTAAATAGGTGCAATATAAAGACATTCTAGGAGATCACCCATTTTAGTTATTTTGGTATGCATTTATTAAGCCATATATTTTAGAGTATACGTAATGTGCCGCATAAGACTTAGTATATGGGTGATTAATGTTATTTATGATCGTATGTTGGGGAACAGAAAAACTGGGAggagataaaaatataaaaagaaagggAGGGAAGGTAGAAAATAAACCACGGTCGAGTAGATGACGCGTGCAGAGGCCAAAAAGATAAGAACGAGAAAACTATTACTTGGATACCTAGTTGGCTAAACGTTATTGTACAAAAAAGAGACATTTTGTTTGTTCTAATAATATTCAAGAGCTTTTTAGTTGATATATTTTTAGGATATAGAgttttatagtaaaataaatttaataataggTAGGTTTCAGCCTAAATCGCTTCAACGGCAAAAAGAGATCAACCATTATTATGTATTTGTCCAACTTGGCATTCCTTTTTGGTCAAGATTTGTAATCTTGCCATGTATATAACCTGCATACTTTCCTCAATATGATTGAGGGAACCCTTCTAGGGTAAGGAACCCTTTCGTATTCCTCAAGgattctttcttttaatttagaTTAGGCTTAACGCTAGGCCCTTAGGTCTTAAATCAATAGACGAATATAATGATGAAAGCATACAATTTATTCATTTCACTATCTCTTCTTCTCATTTTGCCAACCTTAAATGGCAATTCGTTAGAGAATACTACATATTTGAAAGATGATTTCCAAGTTTCAGACATAGAAGAAAAACTTTGGCAGGAAATGGAAGCAAGAGCTGAAAAGACCAACCGAGAAGCATATTTTACAAACCCATATGAAGTCTCTAAAAACTTCACTTCTATCATTGCGGAGTGAGTATTCCTATATTAAACAATTGtttctaaaaaattataaatttcatGTCGTCTTATTACCATTTTACACATGCATACATTTTTTTttacactaaaattagccaccaatATATCTgcgtataaatatatgtgtggtttaatttatttttaatgtgtatttatatttcaacatatattttatattggtagctgattttagtgtacacgtagcataactcatAAATTTATTTGGTTTATGGGTGATATTATCATTTCCAATTAATATATTTCTTATGAAAATAGAAaacaataaaattgaaaataaaatctaaactttttatttttccattcttgGATGTATAGAGACGTAGAAGGGCACAATAACACAAGGAGAAGCTTGAAAGGGAAAAGGGCAGGGCTTCCATGCACGGCAACGAACCCCATTGATAGATGTTGGAGATGTGATCCTAACTGGGAAAAAGATCGCCAAAAACTTGCAACTTGTGTTCTGGGTTTTGGAAAAAATACTATTGGTGGAAAAGGTGGTGAGTTTTATACGGTTACCGATCCTTCGGACGACGACATTGTTAATCCAAAACCAGGTACCCTGCGATATGCAGTGACTAGGGATAGACCCTTGTGGATAATCTTTTCACGTAACATGAACATTAAGCTAACCCAGGAGCTCTTGGTGTCAAGTGACAAGACCATTGACGGAAGAGGAGTTGATGTTCACATTAGTAAGGGATGTGGCATCACTATTAACTACGCCCAAAATGTAATCATCCATGGGATCAAGGTATATGACATTAAACCCGGTGTTGGTGGACGTATTAGGTACGGTGAGGGAGAGAAGACTCATATTAGGACACGTAGTGATGGTGATGGAATTAGCATTTATGCTTCTAGCAATGTTTGGATTGACCATGTTTCCATGAGAAATTGCACTGATGGTCTCATTGATGCTATTAGAGGTTCCACTGCAATTACCATCTCCAATTGCCATTTTACAGACCATAATAAGGTATCAATTCACTTTCATTAAATTTCACTTCAACATTCAATTTTTGTTTATTGTGTTACATTGATCAATTTTGTAGGTGATGCTTTTTGGTGCTAATGATTTTTCTCCCGATGATAAAATAATGCAAATCACAGTGGCCTTTAACCACTTTGGTAAAAGATTAGTGCAAAGAATGCCAAGGTGTAGATTTGGATTTTTCCATTTGGTAAATAATGACTATACTCATTGGGAAATGTATGCTATTGGGGGTAGCATGCATCCTATCATTATTAGTGAGGGTAATCGATTTATGGCTTCTAATGACAGCACTGCTAAAGAGGTATGCAACTATATGagtattttatatattaatttacACCAATTTTAGGTCAAGATATTCTTTTTCAACCAAATCCCCAACTAAGTCATCGATCACCCATATTCACCTTATTAagctttttctttcattcttccTTCGTCCTCCTTATTCTCCTGCATCGTCTTCtctttattctgtttttgttGGTCTTCTTCTTTTGCAGTTTTCTTCattcctcttcttcctttctttccctGCTTCCTCCTATTTCCTTCTTTTATTCTCTCTCAacacttttcttcttctcctacaTCTTCTTCCTTTTGCCACTTTTCTACTTATTTCTTCACTTCATATTATATATGTTACGTTATTTGTACAAGATTTCAATTGTTTCATTATAATTTTCACATTATTTTCCAAAAATTTGTGTTGGTTTTAAGAACTTTTAGTGTTAGTTTTGACAAAATTTTTGTGTTGTTtatgaaaattttttatattaggctaagattgaaaaaaaatagataaaagatttttttcatttaaaaaaaatagNTATGTCACATTTTATTCGATTTTCAAAaagaatttttaaatattaaaaatagtttttgTTTCATTGGGATGAATAGGAAAGAAcattttttaattagttaaattacataaaaaaaacatGTTAAAAAAATTCTCTTAGTCAATGTTTTCTCtcagcttttttttgttttttgtcttTTCTTACTTTCATAAGCTTGTAAAGTGTAAACAGTATTCACTTTCTTTGTGATAGACTTTATCATGAACATGTGAAAAAtgtacaatattttttatttcaaataaagaaaaatcaattGAAAAATATAGTTCAATTATATGTGTTTGCGTCATTGTACTTGGAAGATGTGTTACCAGTGGAACGTAGCTTGTTTTTATCCTAAATTAAAATGTTGATAAACGTAAAAAATCTTGGGggaatatattatataaatataaatgtgaAGGAAAATTaagatttgaagaaaaaaaatattttaaaaaaataggatTATGGGTATAATTGTAATTATCTACTATAATCAAGGATATTTTAGTAAAAActagttaaaaaaattttttgctTCTACTTTTTAAAAAAGTAAGatatttttaacttttaaaaaaaataaataatttgtttttttataaaaatactttttttaaaatatgtattcagcatgcataaaattttataaaagtattttatttaaaaaaaaacaaataaatacttATTTTGCTAGTATTACACAtactttctctatctctctcttaAATCGCATACTAAATGTAGTTTTATGAATAATTTAATGTTATACAAGCATTTGTATTAAGTAGTTTACTCTTGCTGCCTATTCCAATTATTAATTTAtaacaatttatttttaaaatatcaaccTTTTGAATACTCTCATAACAAGGTGTAAATTCGTAAATACTttcataattaattatatttataaatNNNNNNNNNNNNNNNNNNNNNNNNNNNNNNNNNNNNNNNNNNNNNNNNNNNNNNNNNNNNNNNNNNNNNNNNNNNNNNNNNNNNNNNNNNNNNNNNNNNNNNNNNNNNNNNNNNNNNNNNNNNNNNNNNNNNNNNNNNNNNNNNNNNNNNNNNNNNNNNNNNNNNNNNNNNNNNNNNNNNNNNNNNNNNNNNNNNNNNNNNNNNNNNNNNNNNNNNNNNNNNNNNNNNNNNNNNNNNNNNNNNNNNNNNNNNNNNNNNNNNNNNNNNNNNNNNNNNNNNNNNNNNNNNNNNNNNNNNNNNNATACACTAATCACATATTTGATTTTTTACTACATAACAAAACATTTTGTTGGATAATTGATGAAGGTAACAAAGAGGAACGGACTAGTTGGACTAAATTTATGGCAATGGAAATCAATCAACGATGAATTTATTAATGGAGCATTTTTTAAGGAATCTGGACCTGATCTAGTGCTAAGCCACCTATTCAAACCTGAAGACATATTGAAAGCAATACCTGGCAGATTTGTGAGTTCCCTAACAGAATTTGCTGGGGCACTTAGATGTAGGTATGGTCGACCTTGTTAACCTTACCATCTGTGAAAATCATGTATTCAGATGATGCTCCATTTTAACTTTCTTGTATGCTTCATCATAAATTTGGAAAACAACAATAAAGGCTTCAGAGCTAGCTTCATTTTATTTTTGGTTCTTCGTCTCCAAATTATTTtaacaataattaaatataatccaaatgttAATCNNNNNNNNNNNNNNNNNNNNNNNNNNNNNNNNNNNNNNNNNNNNNNNNNNNNNNNNNGTCGCTCATTGACTTAAATACGAGATACATGCAATAAGAAATTCAAATCAGCGTAATTCTTctaaaatagtaaaaagtatCTTAAAGTAGTTACGAGTAGAATTTAGGATAGTATAATAATCTATataataaatcttttaaaatttcaGTGATTATTAAGGATGGATAAATCAAACATGAATATCAtgaatatttaaatatatttaaattgaaATTCATACTACTATTGAAACTTAAAAGTTCtgaataagaaaaaataaaaattaagaaaagtCAGAGGATTTATGAAAGTTCTTTTGCAGCAGCAACTTCTTTGGTGATACCAAATTCCTTGTATATCTTTTCTGTTAGAGCACTTGCTCCAAAACGGTCAATGCCTATGGCTTTTTTCTGTCTGCCAACCAAATGTTGATTCGACTTCTATGCTAAATCTAGCCATTATAGCAGCAGGAAGAACACTCTTTTGAGCTCAATTCATATTTTGCATCTTCTAGCTCTTTATTCATGGCTTTAACTCAACTCCTTCAATAGAAATTTCTAGAAGTTGAGATTCTGCTGAGACAAGTTTCTGGTAGCATCAGCAAAGCTTTCTGGAATGTATGTCTGAAAGGTGAAATCAAATGGGAAGCATGATCAATATTCCAGGCACTATTTGATTGAAGTAAGAATGTGAAATGTGAGAATGAACATGCTATTAACTGCTTCACACACTATTCTATATGCTAATTATTAGTTACATAACATTTCAATGGATTACCAATTCCCAGTTCCCTTGCATAGCTTCTACCTCAGTAATTAGTAAAAAGAAACAATGCCCTTTTACACAAAATTAGTAAAAAGAAACAATTCACAACAATAATGAACTTCACTTACCATATAAGAATTTCCAtttttcaaatatcaaatcaaaatatataaCAAAAGAAACTTTATTAAACAAAAATTTAGAAAAGGGGGTAAGCACCTGTTTGCGTTTCCTGAACCTAGCAGCAGACTCTTGATCATGTGTCTCTACTTCTGAAGAGTGGCCTTGTCCACTGGTTCCTCCACCGCCCTTCTCTTCCCCTTTGCCATCGCAGCTGCCTCTCCTGATTATtactatttctttttcaaaattaacacaGTTAGATCAAAGTACTTACAAGCTTAATCGCACCCTCTTCATTTGTCTGAATATTGGTACCCacacaaaaattattaaaataaattaatctgaaaaatcctaaaaagagAAAGCTCACCGAGATAGATATCTCCAAAGGATCCGCCACAGATTTTTCGACCGATACGGAACTTGTTCCCAACTGGAGGCTCCATTAAAGGTCATCCTCTTTTGACTAAAACCCTAAAAAGGTTTGGGAAATTTGAGAAGAAAGACAACACACGAGCAACAGAGTTTGAGCCATGATTTGAAGAAGTAGGTCATGGAGTCGTTGTGGAAGAAGACAGAGGACAGTGGGTAGAGAAAGAAGCATAGGGACACCACGAAGAGGAAGAAAGCAGACGGAAAGGgagtagaagaaaaaaagaaagttcATCGTGATGTGAAAAAGGCAGAGGATAGTGGGTGGAGGAAGAAGCGGAGGGACGACGCGAAGAGGAAGAAGGCAGACGGAAAGAAGGTAGAAGAAAAAACGGAGGTTCATCGTTTGACGAAGAAGACAGAGGAAGtaggaggaggaagaggttggGGGCACATCACTGTAGCAAGCAGGgtttaattctaaaattttataGTGGGCAATTGTAAAATATTAAAACAATTATTATGTTTAAgtgtaatttttaataaattaataataatttaaatataaaccaTTAGATCGTTTGTAAATCTAATCTAACGCTTTAAATTTAATGGTGCATCAGATAAGCTCATAAGAGGTGGGCTGATTTTAGACAATCCCATGAGGAGTTATTCCTCCCTGACTAACCATTTGTATTCAGCTAAAAGTAAGTGAAAGAAAGCATGTAATTTACCTTGGTTCCTGCACATTCAGTGTCACatcaatattatatatattatcatCAACATACATTTTGGATCTATTCCCTCACTGTTGATAGCTCACGGGTATTCAATAATCAATTAGATCTAAATCCAACTAACAATTTTCACATCACCGTAACAGAGTCAATAAAAGATTGATCTTTTGTACCAACTTTCACAACTAGATACTAGAATGACGAACTCAAGAAGCTacaacaagaaatttaaagttaTAGAGATAAGATTGAAAAATATCAACTTTAATTCAGTTCCTGTTCCTTCCAACTCAACAATTATAGCCCACAATAGTGAGATTTCCAGGAATAGTAAACCTCACTTACCACATAAGAGTCTCCATTTTTTAaacatcaaataaaaatatataaaaaatgaaactttattaataaaaatttaaaaaagggGGTAAGTACCTGTTGCATTCCCTGGACCTAGCAGCAAACTCACTATTCTTGATCATGTGTCTCTGCTTCTGAAAAGTGGCCTTGTCCACTGGTTCCTCCACCgcccttctcttttcctttgccACCGTAGCTGCCCCTCTTCCTCCACCACCACTGCCTCCTCTTGATAATAACGAGAGTGTTGGGACTCCACTTGCCACCGTAGCATCCCATTGGCAAAAGGATCAGCTGTGGAGGACGATGAGCCTTCAATGGCGGGCACCTACGAAAACTGATGAGAAATcggatgatgattatgaagaggaGCAACAGCGGTGACGCGTCGTCATCAGTAACGGTAGCGTTTTTTTAGAAGAAAGCCTCAAGGGTCATTTTCTCGAACGGGTGGTGATTATGGTGAGGTAAGTCTCTGTGAGGGTGGGTTAGGATCATATCTTTCCAGACATCATCGACAGTTTTAGGCGAAGGAGGAAGGGATGAAGAAGGATTTGAGGGATGAGAGGTAGAGGGTCATCACGAAGAGGAAGAAGGCAACATGCAGTTAGGTTTAGTTCTCAAATTTTATAGGAGggcaattttaaaatataaaaaattttgtatcttttattgtaatttttaataaattataaataaattaaatctaAACCATTAGACCATTTATTAATTTAATCCAATGCTTTAAATTTCATGGTGTATCAGATAAGCTCAAAAGACTTTAGCTGATTTTAGACAGACCCTTAAAAAAGGATATGTAACAAAAATAATGGAGATCTCCTAAAACACTCAAACATGAGTAAATGAACATGACAtaattaagaagaagaaaattgaGTTTTCATTAGGCAGTGCAAAGCCTAGTTCCTGGATAAGCTTGAACGAGGGTGCTATTATGACTTCAAGTGTTGTCGACTCTTATTGGAAAATGGAGTTGTTGCAAGCTTTCCACAGGTTCTAGCTGAGAACAGCGAAAAAAAGCTGAGAGTATGCACCATCTAACTAAAAGTTGAAGACTAACTTGGTATGATTCTAAACTTGAAAGAAGTTTTATTGATTGGACCTAATATTAATGTCCTGGAGATTAGCTTTTCTCCAAACTTCAGTTAAATTTGAGTAGAGGAAGAAGCCATGATGTATTAATTCCACTTCACTTCGACGCTTTGGGTTAGTTCGGATGGATGTGAGAGATGCGTTGGTGAAGCATTTGGAAAACAGGGAGTTTTTTATGAGTGGCCCACCAAATGAAGAACAAGATCCTTGGGGGAAGCTAAAGTCTCCAAAGTTCCTTCCACAAAGCTTGGTCTTAAAgcaaatcaaaacaaaattcaaTTAGATCATCGAAAAAATAGTAAGCTATTTTGTACCCACCAGCAACATCATACTTTTCAAACTTATTATGCACCCAAATAATTTCATCTTTCCCTCTCCCAATCTTTTTTGACAAAATTCTCTAATTAATACCATTTGGGAAAATGGATTGCACTTAGCGGAATCTGAAAAATGTGAAGGGATGGAAACCGAGGATAAGACTTTGATAGTGTTTGCAATCGCAATCTTTTAAGTCaaacattttttaataattttgcaCCCCTCCAATATACTCTTCTAGTCCCACATGAAGGTGAGTTTTCTACCTTAGAATTTAGAGTATTTGTATATCTGAAGTATTTATCTTTAAGCATTCTAGCTACTGGAAAGTTTGGTTTAGTATTGAGTCTCCAAAATTGTTTGGCCAATAAGACTATATTCCGAGCGTGAAGATCCTTAAAATCCAAACCTCTTTTAGTTATAGGCCTTGACATTGTTTCTCAACTAACCCACACCATCTTTTGTTCAGCTCCTTTTTGTTTCAACCAAAATTGAGCAATAATACCGTGAATTTCTCTAATTAAAATGTCAGACAATAAGAAACAAGATAGATAGTATATAGGTATGATTTCACCAAACACTTTGATTAAGATATGCTTTACCGTAGTGGAGAGAAGACGTCTTTCCACCTTTGAACCTTATTCTTCACTTTCTCTTTAATCAATGCAAAAGTAGCCTTTTTTGAAACGATGAATAATAGAAGATAATCCTAAATATTTATCCTGTGCTCTAATATACCTAATGTTAAGAATTGCAGCAAGGGATAACTGTGTGTTAGAAGGAGAATTGTTGCTGAAAAATAATGTTGATTTATCTAGGTTCACTTTTTGGCTACTGTAGCTTTCATAAGAATCAAGCAGATTAAAAATATTGTCACAACTATCATTATTAGCTTTATAAAAGAGGATTGAATCGTCTGTGAATAGTAGGTGGTTTATTATGGGGATTCTTCTGTTGATCTGAATACCATTGATgagtttgttttgttttgttttataaaACAAAATTGATAAACTTTTTGCACAAAAGAGAGAAAACGTAAGGGGATAGAGGGTCGTCATGTTTGATACTTCTACTTAGTATAAAAAGCCTAAATGGTTGACCTTTTACAATCACAAAGCAAGAAATAGTGGTCACCATTATTTTATATATCCACCTGGGAATAAAACTCATCTTTTCCAGCATAAACCAAAGAAAACTTCGTTCAATCCTATCATACACTTTGCTTATATTTATCTTGATTTCTCCAATCCACttttttaatttcatatcttgcatgcattcatgagCAATTAGGATGTTATCGGAAATGAGTCTTTTTTTTGAGAAACGTGCTCTAGTTTGGGCTAATAATCAGCTTACCAACAATACCTTTGGAATGATTTTGGAGATAACCTTGTACACAACTAAAATGAGGTTGATTGGTCTTATTTGAGATATGTTTGTAACGTCAGGTACTTTTGGAATGAGGAAAATCTGAGTGTGGTTAAAATTTTTAAACATTCTTCCACTAGTAAAGAAGCTATGCACTGCCTTTCCACTAGTAAAGAAGCTCTGCACTGCCTTACAAACATCGCCACCAATTAGGTTCCGAAAGAGTTGAAAGATTTTGCTAAAAACCATCTTCTAGGACACTTTGAGGATGAACACTggaaatttgtttttaatttcctcCAATGAGTTTGGTTTCAATAGTAGGGGAAAACAAtatgaaggagagtgcctttccaccttctccacATCTATATTATGACAAGAGAAAGAATCCTTCATCCTCAACTTGCCAAATTCGTGAGCGGGACAAGACCACCGTCCTTACAATATCAATCATACTCATATATTAATCATCCTTAAAAATCATAATCACTTTATAGGATAATGAGCTAACTTCTATAATTCTCCATTtaaaattcattcttaaattTCAAACATTCCCACAAAAGTTCAGAAACCATTCCATTTTGTTAAATCAAATTTGAATACTTTTAaattcactaaaactcctccaaaaCATACTCCTTTCTTTAGTAAAACCAAAATCAAGTAAAATAATTCTTTAAtcaaattaaacaaaacaaaacttccaatttctcataaaaTTTCGGTAGCATTTTCTCTAAAACTCAGACTTTTGCCACCCTTCTCGCGTCCCATCTAAAccatttctcaaactcttttcaaatcatttccaaatctTAATTCACTACCAGTAAAATCAAATCAGTTCCAGTAAATCACAATCTAAACCAACTTCAACATAATCAATTAAGAATCTTAATTTCTAGCCACCATAACCAATCAATAATTCAATCAAACAAATGATTAGAGTCATCcaaaataattcaattcaaaccataaGAGTtacgaaaatcataaaaatacttttttcgCATTAATATCGATTTGTAACAATTCTTGATAGTAAATTGAGTTTAAGAGATCGCCTATAACTTAACTCGTCGAAACTCACAAAACCAAACGCATCAAAACCCCTTTCTACTGGCCTGCAGCAGCGGCAGCCGCAATTCCAGCTCCATACCCTTTCTGCAACAACCGCAACAACTCTAGTTGCTACATGCAACCTCGAAAGCTCAACCAGTACAAAGAAGGAACCTAGTACTGAGTAGCCGCAACTCCAACCGTTGACTTTGGTGACCAGAGCGGCAGCGTGGAGCTCGGCGATGGTGGCTGGCCCCAGCAGTGACGGCAGGAACGGACCTAGCTCCTCCTCATCGCATCCTCTCTCCCTGAGCCATCTTTCTCTCTCTACGAAGTCCACACCACCATCACGACGGTGTCACGGGATTCGGAGAGTAAAGTATTGTATATTTTGATTTCTAATATTTGGGTTATATTTTAATGTAGTCCTAACATTTTAAATGGTTacgttataattttttttaaatagttatGTTAtactttttttatgttttaaaaatatataactaaaatttttttataacattttttttatttcttttttaacaaaattttaagTCCTTGCATCGGCGATATCATGTCTTAGGCTTAGTATTCTGATCATAGTATAGAATACTGCACCatacatataatttttttaagcaTAAGCCAATTTTGTAACAAGATTACAAAGTTGTAATTGATGATTACATTATGAGGTAATCAACAAAGACAATGGGAGCACTATTCTCACCACTCATTATCAAAAGATT carries:
- the LOC107640418 gene encoding pectate lyase encodes the protein MMKAYNLFISLSLLLILPTLNGNSLENTTYLKDDFQVSDIEEKLWQEMEARAEKTNREAYFTNPYEVSKNFTSIIAEDVEGHNNTRRSLKGKRAGLPCTATNPIDRCWRCDPNWEKDRQKLATCVLGFGKNTIGGKGGEFYTVTDPSDDDIVNPKPGTLRYAVTRDRPLWIIFSRNMNIKLTQELLVSSDKTIDGRGVDVHISKGCGITINYAQNVIIHGIKVYDIKPGVGGRIRYGEGEKTHIRTRSDGDGISIYASSNVWIDHVSMRNCTDGLIDAIRGSTAITISNCHFTDHNKVMLFGANDFSPDDKIMQITVAFNHFGKRLVQRMPRCRFGFFHLVNNDYTHWEMYAIGGSMHPIIISEGNRFMASNDSTAKEVTKRNGLVGLNLWQWKSINDEFINGAFFKESGPDLVLSHLFKPEDILKAIPGRFVSSLTEFAGALRCRYGRPC